AACCCGGACCTGCCGCTGGTCAATGGCTATTTCAACCTGAGCGCTGCTTCCAACCGTCGAAGCGATGTGCTGATGCGGCTGGAGAACGGGAGTCCGTTTCTGCAGCGCTTCCCATTCGGAACCGGGCAGGTGCTGGTGCTCGCTTCCCCACTTGATCCACAATACACCAGTTTTCCGCAACATGCCTTGTTTGTTCCGGTCATGTTGAAAATGGCGCTCAGCGGATCATCGGAGATCGACCCGCCGGTCGTGATCGGACAAGGAGCAGGCTTTTCTTCCGGCGACACCTTACTTCCGGGAGAACAGGTGTATCACCTGGTCCGACCATCCGACGGTTTCGATATCCTGCCGGAATTCCGACAAAATGAATCGGGTGGTACGGTGTACGTCCACGATCAGGTCCGTCAAGCCGGCACGTATCAACTGCAGGTGAACAAACAGTTATTGCGTCCGGTCTCCTTCAACTACGACCGCAAGGAATCGGATCTTCGTCCAACCGAGATCGACGAGGTCGTTCGCGGACTGCAAATACCGGCCGATGTGGTCGATAGTCAATCGCCCGATCTTACACACGCCATCACCCGAGCCCAGGACGGCATCCAGCTCTGGAAGTACTGCATCCTGCTGGCCTTACTGTTCCTGGCCATCGAAGTCGCTCTGATCCGTCTCATTCGAACCTAAACCTCCGACATGGAACTCACGCTCAGCAACGTCTGTATCCGACTACCGGGCTCGCCCCTCAACGGAAGCCAACGCGATATCGTCATCGCCGATGGTCGCATCACAGAAATTGCTGCAGCGGGAACCCAGCGACGCGGTGAGGTACTCACCGGCAAAGGCTGGGAAGTATCGCCCGGATGGTTCGATCTGCACGTGCATTTCCGGGAACCGGGCGACGAACAAAAGGAAACCATTCAGGACGGGTTGAATGCAGCGCAGCAAGGCGGCTTTAGCCGGGTCTTGCTGATGCCCTCGACCAATCCGCCGATCGAACATCCGAGCGGGCTGGCCTTCGCCCGAAACCGCGCAGCCCAACACCTGGTTGCACTGGAAGTGGCGGGTTGTATCTCGGCAGGACGACAAGGGAAAGAACTCGCGGAATTGTACGATATGTATCAGGCCGGCGCGCGTGTCTTTACCGACGACCAGCGACCGGTTGGCGATACCGGGCTGATGACCCGCGCACTCGACTACGTGCGCAACTTCGGCGGTCGACTGATGGTGTATCCCGAAGATGCTTTCCTTGGATCCCTTGGCCAGGTCAACGAAGGCGTACCGGCAACGCTTTCCGGCATGAAAGGAATGCCCGCCATCGCCGAAGCGGTGATGATCGCACGCGATCTCCAACTGGTCGAATACACCGGCACTCCCCTCCACTTTTCCACGATCAGTTCAAGAGCCGGTGTCGCGCTCATCCGTGCCGCCAAGAAGCGCGGACTACCGGTAACCGCTGATGTCGCCGCATACAGCCTGCTCGACAATGATTCCGTCCTGGAACGTTTCGACAGCCACTACAAAGTGAAACCACCGTTGCGCGGCGAAGACGACCGGCAGGCCCTGATCGAAGGACTTTCGGATGGAACCCTGGATGCCGTCGCTTCCAATCACAGGCCGGAAGACATCGAACACAAGCAACTGGAATTTTCGCTTGCAGCTTATGGCATGATCGGACTCGAATCCGCCTTTGGCGTCGCCCGAACGGCAACGAAGGACAAGGTACCGTTGGATCGTCTGATCGACGCATTCGCCATCGCGCCACGAAAAGTTCTTGGACTGGAGCTACCACGGATCGAAGTCGGCGCAGAAGCGGAGCTGACCGTTTACGCACCGGACGATACCTGGAGCCTGCAGGCCGATCATCTTCGGTCGCGTTCACGGAACACGCCTTACATCGGCAGGCAGTTCACCGGAAAACCGGTAGCCGTCGTTCGGGGCAAGGCCCATTACCGGATCCCTTAATTCAGGTTCTGTCCTATGAAAGTTCTGATGGTCTGCCTGGGCAACATCTGCCGCTCGCCGATGGCGGAAGGCATTCTGCGTCACCACGCCGAAGAGCAGGGATGGTCGATTACCGTCGACAGCGCGGGAACCGGTGGCTGGCATGTTGGCGAAGCGCCAGATAAACGCGCCATCCGTGCCGCAAAGCAATACGGTGTTGATATTTCCCAGCTTCGTGCGCGACAGTTTTCAGCCGACGATTTCGATCGGTTCGACCGGATCTTTGTTATGGACCGATCCAACCGCAGCAATGTGCTCGCATTGGCACGGAATGAGGAGGACCGGCAGAAAGTCGATCTATTCCTGCACCAACTCCAACCGATGAGCGATGCGGAAGTGCCGGATCCCTGGTACGGCGACGAAGACGGCTTCCACTCCGTTTACGATCTGCTGGAACGGGCCAGCCTCGCGTTCATCCGAAAAGCACGGTCAGGGACCGAAGCGCTTTGATCAACCATGTCGACCGGATCACTCTACCTTTTACCAACTTTTCTTGGCGATCGCGACCAGCGACTGCTCAGTCAGCGTTCGCTGGATGTGACCTGTCGACTCAAATACTTCGTGGCCGAAGACGCGAAATCGGCTCGCAGTTTTCTAAAGGCGATCC
This genomic stretch from Bacteroidota bacterium harbors:
- a CDS encoding dihydroorotase — encoded protein: MELTLSNVCIRLPGSPLNGSQRDIVIADGRITEIAAAGTQRRGEVLTGKGWEVSPGWFDLHVHFREPGDEQKETIQDGLNAAQQGGFSRVLLMPSTNPPIEHPSGLAFARNRAAQHLVALEVAGCISAGRQGKELAELYDMYQAGARVFTDDQRPVGDTGLMTRALDYVRNFGGRLMVYPEDAFLGSLGQVNEGVPATLSGMKGMPAIAEAVMIARDLQLVEYTGTPLHFSTISSRAGVALIRAAKKRGLPVTADVAAYSLLDNDSVLERFDSHYKVKPPLRGEDDRQALIEGLSDGTLDAVASNHRPEDIEHKQLEFSLAAYGMIGLESAFGVARTATKDKVPLDRLIDAFAIAPRKVLGLELPRIEVGAEAELTVYAPDDTWSLQADHLRSRSRNTPYIGRQFTGKPVAVVRGKAHYRIP
- a CDS encoding low molecular weight phosphotyrosine protein phosphatase, coding for MKVLMVCLGNICRSPMAEGILRHHAEEQGWSITVDSAGTGGWHVGEAPDKRAIRAAKQYGVDISQLRARQFSADDFDRFDRIFVMDRSNRSNVLALARNEEDRQKVDLFLHQLQPMSDAEVPDPWYGDEDGFHSVYDLLERASLAFIRKARSGTEAL